Proteins co-encoded in one Cyprinus carpio isolate SPL01 chromosome B5, ASM1834038v1, whole genome shotgun sequence genomic window:
- the LOC109066872 gene encoding alpha-ketoglutarate-dependent dioxygenase alkB homolog 4 isoform X2 has translation MATGEMQNINCGCKGIRTCLRCEAEESKQHFLQKNELIHYDFTYDPVSKSAVQEEESGTQQSFAFPGIFLWENFVSEYEENELIARMDQDVWRESQSGRRKQDFGPKVNFKKHRVRVGNFTGLPAISRQLVDRMSKAPQLASFKPVEQCNLDYDRLRGSAIDPHLDDSWLWGEHLVTINLLSDTVLTMSLDQGWGDMGDGEVRVAVPLPRRSLIVLYGEARHRWKHAIHRKDIQGRRVCSTFRELSEEFLQGGEQEKLGSELLDIALSFKGIPL, from the exons ATGGCTACTGGAGAGATGCAGAATATCAACTGTGGTTGTAAAGGAATAAGAACATGCCTAAGATGCGAGGCAGAGGAGTCTAAACAACATTTCCTACAGAAGAACGAGCTG ATACATTATGATTTCACCTATGATCCAGTATCAAAGTCAGCAGTCCAAGAGGAGGAAAGCGGCACTCAACAGTCCTTTGCGTTTCCAGGAATATTTTTGTGGGAGAATTTTGTGTCAGAATATGAAGAGAATGAGCTGATTGCTAGAATGGATCAAGATGTCTGGAGAGAATCTCAGTCAGGCCGTCGAAAACAG GACTTTGGGCCAAAGGTAAATTTCAAGAAACATCGTGTCCGTGTGGGAAACTTTACTGGCCTGCCTGCTATCAGTCGTCAGCTGGTGGACAGGATGTCAAAGGCACCTCAGTTGGCCTCCTTCAAACCAGTAGAGCAATGCAACCTAGACTATGATCGCCTCAGAGGCTCTGCGATTGACCCTCATTTAGATGATAGCTGGCTGTGGGGAGAGCACCTGGTCACCATTAACCTGCTCTCAGACACTGTCCTCACGATGAGTTTAGATCAAGGCTGGGGAGACATGGGCGATGGAGAAGTGCGAGTGGCTGTGCCTTTACCACGCAGATCATTGATTGTACTCTATGGAGAAGCACGTCATCGGTGGAAACATGCCATCCACAGGAAAGACATACAGGGGCGCAGAGTGTGCAGCACCTTCCGGGAGCTGTCTGAGGAGTTTCTACAGGGAGGGGAGCAGGAGAAACTGGGCTCAGAGTTGTTAGATATAGCACTGAGCTTTAAAGGTATACCTTTATAA
- the LOC109066872 gene encoding DNA-directed RNA polymerase II subunit RPB11-a isoform X3, whose product MNAPPAFESFLLFEGEKKITIVKDTKVPNACLFTLNKEDHTLGNIIRSQLLKDPQVLFAGYKVPHPLEHKIVIRVQTTPDYSPQEAFTNAITDLISELSLLEERFRVAIKDKQEGIE is encoded by the exons ATGAACGCGCCACCGGCATTCGAGTCGTTTTTGCTATTTGAGGGAGAAAAGAA GATCACAATAGTTAAAGACACCAAGGTGCCAAATGCATGTCTGTTTACACTGAATAAAGAGGATCACACTCTGGGGAACATCATCCGGTC GCAACTGCTGAAGGACCCGCAGGTGCTGTTTGCTGGATATAAGGTTCCTCATCCTCTGGAGCACAAGATCGTGATCCGTGTTCAGACGACACCAGACTACAGTCCCCAGGAAGCATTCACTAATGCCATCACTGATCTGATCAGTGAACTGTCCCTTCTGGAGGAGCGATTCAGG GTTGCCATCAAAGACAAACAAGAGGGAATAGAATGA
- the LOC109066874 gene encoding neutrophil cytosolic factor 1-like: protein MAQSYVRLVELLGFEKRFFPSQHYVYMLLVKWSDQSEKLVYRRYPEVHTFHKTLKEMFPIEAGEIDAKDRIIPTLPAPKWLDNQKTTETRQVTLAEYFRSLLNLPPKISRCQIVRDFFKMRPEDETPPAPHPYKRNETFIMSTNRARSNTTSEITGPIMLESYRVIADYSKSSKYELSLKMGDMVDIVEKSPNGWWFCQCESRRGWVPASYLEPPDGADESDEPEPNYAGELYRTTKGYKAVEEDELTLEAGETIEVIHKLLDGWWVVRKGEDTGFYPSMFLCRTGERKEVDAEKDVVRRATPPPRRSTIRNAHSIHPKGQQRISQESYRRQSRRFLQQRGRLNSQSRNVTRSPLQERKTNRENIVKSGSPQAEDPDKSIPVIPPRPSPQLILERCTENTCKRISIQWAN, encoded by the exons ATGGCTCAATCTTATGTGCGACTCGTGGAACTGTTAGGCTTTGAGAAAAGATTCTTCCCCAGCCAGCACTAT GTGTACATGCTCCTGGTTAAATGGAGTGATCAGTCTGAAAAGCTGGTGTACAGGCGCTATCCAGAAGTCCACACATTTCAT aaaacTTTGAAGGAAATGTTCCCTATTGAGGCAGGAGAAATTGATGCAAAGGACAGAATCATTCCCACTTTACCAG CTCCTAAATGGCTCGACAATCAGAAAACAACAGAGACGAGGCAGGTGACTCTCGCTGAATACTTTCGTTCTCTTCTCAACTTGCCTCCGAAGATCTCCCGCTGTCAGATTGTACGTGACTTCTTCAAAATGCGGCCTGAAGATGAAACTCCACCAGCACCACATCC ATACAAAAGAAATGAGACATTCATTATGTCCACAAACAGAGCACGGAGCAACACCACATCAG AGATCACAGGGCCTATCATGCTTGAGAGCTACAGAGTGATTGCAGACTACAGCAAGAGCTCAAAGTATGAGCTCTCTCTAAAGATGGGAGACATGGTGGACATCGTGGAAAAAAGCCCAAATG GCTGGTGGTTTTGTCAGTGTGAGTCCAGGAGAGGCTGGGTGCCAGCTTCATATTTAGAGCCTCCTGATGGAGCAGATGAATCAGATGAACCAGAGCCGAATTATGCAG GAGAGCTCTACAGAACCACTAAAGGGTATAAAGCTGTTGAAGAGGATGAGTTGACTCTTGAGGCAGGAGAGACGATCGAGGTCATCCATAAACTTCTTGATGGGTGGTGGGTGGTCAG GAAAGGAGAAGATACGGGGTTCTACCCATCTATGTTCCTGTGCAGGACGGGAGAGAGGAAAGAGGTGGATGCGGAGAAGGATGTGGTCAGAAGAGCAACACCACCACCCAGAAG GTCTACTATACGCAATGCCCACAGCATCCACCCTAAGGGACAGCAGCGAATCAGTCAGGAGAGCTATCGAAGACAGAGTCGACGCTTCTTACAGCAGCGAGGAAGACTAAACTCCCAATCCAGGAATGTGACACGATCTCCGCTGCAGGAGAGGAAGACAAACAGAG AGAACATCGTAAAATCAGGCTCTCCTCAAGCGGAAGATCCCGATAAAAGCATTCCAGTCATTCCTCCTCGGCCCAGTCCTCAGCTCATTCTGGAGCGCTGCACTGAGAACACATGCAAGAGAATCAGCATCCAATGGGCCAACTGA
- the LOC109066873 gene encoding RCC1-like G exchanging factor-like protein, whose amino-acid sequence MALVSLRSCVRCAFHLGLRAYATRPVGTPRKREQQDDTPVFQYVGQHRKPQGKVFVWGFSYTGALGIPSFVVPDSGRKKPRKYQLTPYRLDTEQKISSAACGYGFTLLASNSRDLTKLWGMGLNRDSQLGFQRTQHDRHKSYDYVLEASPVSLPLVNPQETRVLQVSCGRAHSLVLTDSEGVFSMGNNAYGKCGRKIVEDEVYSGSHAVHKIEGFDSRVTQVACGQDHSLFLTDRGSVFACGWGADGQTGLGHHNKASCPVPIGGDLAGVKVQQVASYGDCSLAVSRDGQVFGWGNSEYLQLASVTEATQISSPRLLALKGVGRVRQAACGGTQVAVLNEEGEVFVWGFGILGKGPKLSESAIPERVPATFFGRSEFNPTVKVSSIHCGLNHFAAITDRGELFVWGKNVRGCLGIGKHDDQYFPWRVTVPGHVTDVACGVDHMVALVRSII is encoded by the exons ATGGCTTTAGTCAGCCTTCGCTCCTGTGTCCGTTGTGCTTTTCACCTGGGTCTCCGTGCGTATGCCACTCGTCCAGTTGGCACCCCAAGAAAGCGGGAGCAGCAAGATGACACCCCCGTGTTCCAGTATGTGGGGCAACACAGGAAGCCCCAAGGGAAGGTGTTTGTGTGGGGCTTCAGCTACACTGGAGCTTTAGGGATCCCTAGCTTTGTAGTGCCGGACAGTGGAAGAAAAAAGCCCAGGAAGTACCAGCTCACACCTTACCGCCTGGATACTGAACAGAAG ATTTCCTCAGCAGCCTGTGGATATGGCTTCACCTTATTGGCATCTAATAGCAGAGATCTGACCAAATTGTGGGGCATGGGCCTTAACAGAGACTCCCAGCTGGGCTTTCAACGTACTCAACACGACCGAC ATAAGAGTTACGACTATGTCCTGGAAGCGTCTCCGGTGTCTCTTCCGCTGGTGAACCCTCAGGAGACACGAGTGCTGCAGGTCTCATGTGGACGTGCTCACTCATTAGTGCTCACAGACTCTGAGGGAG tTTTCAGCATGGGTAATAATGCTTATGGGAAGTGTGGGAGGAAGATTGTGGAGGATGAAGTGTACAG TGGCAGTCATGCTGTTCACAAGATTGAGGGCTTTGACAGTCGAGTCACCCAG GTGGCTTGTGGGCAGGATCACAGTCTGTTTCTAACAGACAGAGGCTCAGTGTTTGCCTGTGGGTGGGGTGCAGATGGACAAACAG GTCTGGGCCATCACAACAAGGCCTCCTGTCCAGTACCCATCGGAGGAGATCTGGCTGGGGTTAAAGTTCAGCAGGTGGCCTCATATGGAGACTGTAGTTTGGCCGTGTCCAGAGACGGGCAGGTTTTTGGTTGGGGAAACTCAGAGTACCTGCAGCTGGCCTCTGTCACTGAGGCCACACAG ATTAGCTCTCCACGGCTGCTGGCCCTGAAGGGTGTGGGTCGAGTCAGACAGGCGGCATGCGGAGGAACACAGGTGGCTGTACTGAACG AGGAAGGAGAGGTGTTTGTTTGGGGTTTTGGAATCCTGGGAAAAGGCCCGAAACTTTCCGAGTCTGCTATCCCAGAAAGAGTGCCAGCCACGTTTTTTGGGAGGTCAGAGTTCAACCCTACAGTGAAGGTCTCGTCCATCCACTGTGGACTCAATCACTTTGCAGCTATCACAG ATCGAGGTGAgctgtttgtttgggggaagaaTGTGAGAGGATGTCTCGGTATTGGAAAACACGATGACCAGTATTTTCCATGGAGG GTGACAGTGCCAGGCCACGTGACGGATGTTGCCTGCGGTGTTGACCACATGGTGGCGCTGGTCAGATCAATCATATGA